One window from the genome of Mauremys mutica isolate MM-2020 ecotype Southern chromosome 4, ASM2049712v1, whole genome shotgun sequence encodes:
- the TIMM17A gene encoding mitochondrial import inner membrane translocase subunit Tim17-A isoform X2 → MEEYAREPCPWRIVDDCGGAFTMGAIGGGIFQAIKGFRNSPVGVNHRLRGSLTSIKTRAPQLGGSFAVWGGLFSMIDCSMVKMRGKEDPWNSITSGALTGAILASRSKELRPGGNGWTSCHGWVSCYGRNTSSFN, encoded by the exons ATGGAGGAGTACGCGCGCGAGCCTTG CCCCTGGCGGATAGTGGATGACTGTGGTGGTGCCTTCACAATGGGAGCcataggtggtggaatcttccaGGCTATCAAAGGGTTCAGAAATTCCCCAGTG GGTGTAAACCACCGGCTGCGGGGAAGTTTGACATCTATTAAAACCAGAGCACCACAATTGGGAG gTAGCTTTGCAGTCTGGGGAGGTCTCTTTTCCATGATTGACTGTAGTATGGTGAAAATGAGGGGTAAAGAAGATCCATGGAACTCAATCACAAGTGGTGCCTTAactggagccatattggcctcgaGAAGTAAGGAACTGCGACCTGGGGGCAATGG ATGGACCAGTTGCCATGGTTGGGTCAGCTGCTATGGGAGGAATACTTCTAGCTTTAATTGA
- the TIMM17A gene encoding mitochondrial import inner membrane translocase subunit Tim17-A isoform X1, which yields MEEYAREPCPWRIVDDCGGAFTMGAIGGGIFQAIKGFRNSPVGVNHRLRGSLTSIKTRAPQLGGSFAVWGGLFSMIDCSMVKMRGKEDPWNSITSGALTGAILASRNGPVAMVGSAAMGGILLALIEGAGILLTRFASTQFPNGPQFSDDPSQLQPSPFGDYRQYQ from the exons ATGGAGGAGTACGCGCGCGAGCCTTG CCCCTGGCGGATAGTGGATGACTGTGGTGGTGCCTTCACAATGGGAGCcataggtggtggaatcttccaGGCTATCAAAGGGTTCAGAAATTCCCCAGTG GGTGTAAACCACCGGCTGCGGGGAAGTTTGACATCTATTAAAACCAGAGCACCACAATTGGGAG gTAGCTTTGCAGTCTGGGGAGGTCTCTTTTCCATGATTGACTGTAGTATGGTGAAAATGAGGGGTAAAGAAGATCCATGGAACTCAATCACAAGTGGTGCCTTAactggagccatattggcctcgaGAA ATGGACCAGTTGCCATGGTTGGGTCAGCTGCTATGGGAGGAATACTTCTAGCTTTAATTGAAGGAGCTGGTATCCTATTAACAAGATTTGCCTCCACACAATTTCCAAATG GCCCTCAATTTTCAGATGATCCCTCCCAGTTGCAGCCCTCCCCATTTGGAGATTATAGGCAATATCAATGA